Proteins encoded within one genomic window of Bemisia tabaci chromosome 2, PGI_BMITA_v3:
- the COX8 gene encoding uncharacterized protein COX8 encodes MYSILKTVSKVNSVASVARRATGVRTHIISGPPTRPIPKSIRGVIGGILFVGCLGVPAWITYHIPSYSKR; translated from the exons ATGTATTCCATACTAAAAACCGTCTCAAAAGTTAACAGCGTTGCCTCCGTCGCACGAAGAGCGACTGGAGTCAGAACTCACATCATTTCTGGACCACCGACAAGGCCAATCCCCAAATCA ATAAGAGGTGTCATTGGTGGCATCCTGTTTGTGGGCTGCCTGGGTGTTCCAGCCTGGATCACATACCATATTCCATCATACTCTAAACGTTAA
- the LOC109033765 gene encoding uncharacterized protein, with product MWNEQINGLMTGLATQIEASFEPVQAKVQEISTWMDQLKADINSEDFQPNAHSEPIETTRKRQKRTKKNAETGKETLPVDVSPFDSILSESGSSRMTRSSGVAKNVNKESDLKFHISEETFTIPTRSSRAASKAAASKINSQLNISLTKKLRRPSSEGRTEASMEFIPPVSSTVLACKNDGPFLNTSPGPSVKQQIRVFEKLTAQSSPVPEVGESSDKESLPKTPAARVTRSKARFSGKTKKSGSGTKTLIIKPKVLQLKVKRLSTGAKPRLSGPFEKDKEVKSGAGSSKPQAIFPSKKEEEETLRKKREELLKKQEKEEEARKKKEESLKMLSELSKRKREEKRMKAAAAREANEKQKQEAALKVEREKEERKKIQLEREEKLREEQAKKRNLTAQKAAETEERRRQEEAARQARLREMAEEQKRAAAIKLREQEENAAMKRKLEEAKQAKKLGKEPKKEVQEYKCTPTREERPLKKPKTEDDYGVEDASASDSSDDEANPKKEIPRWATASNRNPQLLLQTYYPFRYLHQFMSCKKEVDLTQIFKSSEVRVRNRTSSAVWSSPLSTTFTRK from the exons ATGTGGAACGAACAGATCAACGGGCTCATGACGGGCCTGGCCACTCAAATTGAAGCGTCTTTTGAACCAGTGCAAGCCAAAGTTCAA GAAATCAGTACTTGGATGGATCAACTAAAAGCCGACATCAATTCGGAGGATTTTCAGCCTAACGCTCACTCTGAGCCAATAGAAACAACAAGGAAAAGACAGAAAAGGACCAAAAAAAATG CTGAAACAGGAAAAGAAACTTTGCCTGTGGATGTAAGTCCTTTTGATTCCATTTTGAGCGAAAGTGGCTCAAGTAGAATGACCCGCAGCAGTGGAGTGGCAAAAAATGTGAACAAGGAAAGTGATCTGAAATTCCATATCAGTGAAGAAACTTTCACCATTCCCACTCGCAGTAGTAGGGCAGCTTcgaag GCTGCTGCCAGCAAGATCAACTCTCAGTTAAATATATCTCTTACTAAAAAACTGAGGAGACCATCATCTGAAGGAAGAA CGGAGGCATCCATGGAATTCATTCCCCCTGTGTCTTCCACCGTGTTAGCATGTAAGAATGATGGACCTTTTCTCAATACAAG TCCTGGGCCGAGTGTTAAACAACAAATCCGAGTGTTCGAAAAACTCACTGCTCAATCTTCCCCGGTCCCTGAAGTAGGAGAATCAAGTGACAAAGAAAGTTTGCCAAAAACTCCTGCTGCACGTGTAACTCGGTCTAAGGCTCGGTTCTCAGGAAAGACAAAAAAGAGCGGCTCAGGGACTAAAACGTTAATAATCAAACCTAAG GTACTACAACTCAAGGTAAAGAGACTGTCAACTGGTGCTAAACCCAGACTTTCAGGACCTTTCGAGAAAGATAAAGAG GTGAAAAGTGGAGCAGGAAGCTCGAAACCACAAGCAATCTTCCCCagcaaaaaagaagaggaagaaactctaagaaaaaaaagagaagaattattgaaaaagcaagaaaaagaagaagaagcacggaaaaagaaagaggagtCTCTTAAAATGCTGTCAGAATTATCAAAACG GAAAcgagaagaaaagagaatgaAGGCTGCTGCTGCACGAGAAGCTAATGAGAAACAAAAGCAAGAAGCTGCCTTAAAAgttgaaagagagaaagaagaacgAAAGAAAATACAGTTGGAACGAGAAGAAAAACTGAGAGAAGAACAAGCCAAAAAGCGCAATCTAACCGCCCAGAAAGCTGCTGAGACAGAAGAAAGACGGCGCCAAGAAGAAGCTGCTCGCCAAGCTAGACTCCGTGAAATG GCTGAGGAGCAGAAGCGAGCTGCTGCCATCAAACTTCGAGAGCAGGAGGAAAATGCAGCTATGAAGAGGAAATTGGAAGAAGCAAAACAAGCAAAGAAGCTTGGCAAAGAGCCAAAGAAGGAAGTTCAAGAGTACAAATGCACACCAACGAGAGAAGAACGCCCTCTGAAAAAACCCAAAACAGAAGATGACTACGGTGTGGAGGATGCCTCAGCCAGCGACTCGAGTGATGATGAAGCCAATCCTAAGAAAGAAATACCTCGTTGGGCTACTG CCTCAAACCGAAATCCGCAACTGTTGCTTCAGACGTACTATCCGTTCCGTTATCTTCACCAGTTCATGTCATGTAAGAAAGAGGTTGACCTCACACAAATCTTCAAGTCATCAGAGGTGAGAGTACGGAACAGAACATCCAGCGCTGTGTGGTCTTCTCCTCTATCAACAACTTTCACTCGGAAGTAG
- the Cdk8 gene encoding cyclin-dependent kinase 8 produces MDYEFKVKTANERTKVEDLFDFEGCKVGRGTYGHVYKARRKNVSDSKDYALKQIEGAGLSMSACREIALLRELKHPNVITLIRVFLSHNDRKVWLLFDYAEHDLWHIIKFHRSAKAAKKPVMVPKGMVKSLLYQILDGIHYLHSNWVLHRDLKPANILVMGEGLERGRVKIADMGFARLFTAPLKPLADLDPVVVTFWYRAPELLLGARHYTKAIDIWAIGCIFAELLTSEPIFHCRQEDIKTSNPYHQDQLDRIFNVMGFPSEKDWEDIRKMPEHPTLLKDFKRSSYATCSLVKYMDRHKIKPDSKAFHLLQKLLLMDPNKRITSEQAMQDSYFLEDPLPTQDVFAGCAIPYPKREFLTDEDQEDKSDTNKGRQTNQTNNGQGASDQGSHNHQHAASAKRVRMSGPPGHLSVSGSQQTQSSQQTQQSQQQQQQQQQQQQQQQQQQNQQQGDFHHSTHPQTMIYTSSANTQQGNFTQRF; encoded by the exons ATGGATTACGAGTTCAAAGTTAAGACAGCTAATGAACGAACCAAGGTGGAAGACCTTTTCGACTTCGAAGGGTGCAAAGTTGGAAGAGGAACTTATGGTCATGTTTACAAAGCTAGAAGGAAGAATGT aTCAGACAGTAAAGACTATGCCCTGAAGCAAATTGAAGGAGCTGGTTTGTCAATGTCTGCATGCAGAGAAATAGCT TTACTAAGGGAACTGAAGCATCCCAATGTGATCACATTGATCAGGGTTTTTTTATCGCACAATGATCGCAAAGTGTGGCTTCTTTTTGATTATGCGGAACATGATCTTTGG cACATTATCAAATTTCATCGATCTGCCAAAGCAGCCAAAAAACCTGTCATGGTACCAAAAGGAATGGTCAAAAGCTTGCTTTATCAAATTCTAGATGGGATCCACTACTTGCATTCCAATTGGGTCTTACATCGAGATCTG AAACCTGCCAACATTTTGGTCATGGGTGAAGGTCTGGAGAGAGGGCGAGTGAAAATTGCAGACATGGGTTTTGCAAGATTATTCACCGCTCCTCTGAAGCCTCTTGCAGATCTGGACCCAGTAGTGGTAACATTCTGGTATCGTGCACCTGAACTCCTTCTCGGTGCCAGACATTACACAAAAGCAATAGACATCTGGGCCATCGGATGCATCTTCGCGGAGCTTTTAACCTCTGAACCCATTTTTCATTGTAGACAAGAGGATATTAAGACGAGTAATCCGTATCACCAGGACCAGCTTGATAGAATCTTCAATGTCATGGGTTTCCCGTCAGAAAAAGATTGGGAAGATATCCGCAAAATGCCTGAACATCCCACTCTATTGAAAGACTTCAAGCGCTCCAGCTACGCAACTTGTTCGTTGGTCAAGTATATGGATCGGCACAAAATTAAACCAGATAGTAAAGCATTTCACTTGCTTCAGAAACTTCTACTCATGGATCCAAATAAACGAATAACATCGGAGCAAGCGATGCAAGATTCGTATTTCTTAGAAGATCCACTCCCCACTCAAGATGTTTTTGCAGGGTGTGCAATTCCTTATCCAAAACGGGAGTTTCTCACCGATGAAGACCAGGAAGACAAATCAGACACAAATAAAGGGCGGCAAACTAACCAAACTAACAATGGTCAAGGTGCCTCAGACCAGGGAAGTCACAACCATCAGCACGCTGCGAGCGCCAAGCGAGTACGGATGAGCGGGCCTCCAGGACATTTAAGTGTGAGCGGCTCACAACAAACGCAATCATCTCAACAAACACAACAATCccaacaacagcagcaacagcagcagcaacaacaacaacagcaacaacagcagcaaAACCAGCAACAAGGTGATTTTCATCACTCGACGCACCCGCAAACCATGATCTACACGTCCAGTGCCAATACGCAGCAAGGCAATTTCAcacaaagattttaa
- the Klp64D gene encoding kinesin-like protein KIF3A, translating to MEDEIENVRVVVRVRPLNNQEKSANHKNVISVNTLSRSIAVTSPQAGVDEPPKTFSYDNVFDVNSKQVDIYNDTARPIVNKVLAGFNGTIFAYGQTGTGKTFTMEGHSEPELRGIIPNSFAHVFGHIAKSNEDVKFLVRISYFEVYNEEVRDLLVKPGKEIVNLEVKERPDVGVYIKDLSTFIANNADDMMRTLNLGNKNRVVGATAMNLESSRSHAIFSITVETSQTGLDNQSHVKMGRLHLVDLAGSERQSKTKAQGQRLRESTKINLSLSTLGNVISALVDGKSTHIPYRNSKLTRILQDSLGGNSKTVMIATVGPADYNYDETISTLRYANRAKNIKNRAHINQDPKDALLKQFQQEIELLKKQLEEQNINEIDNGSPNESDDDSLGHLEEKQDKVREQGVQKEKESPERQNIKEKKEQHDSELKNVQSEQEALRQKLQNLERKVLIGGENLLQKAEEQEHLLETTATELVKRQQVEDELRKELELKESERSGIEERNMTKQEEVATLGRRLKKLTTQLMGAKEELKDVQAENQREMEGLLENVRSLTKELGLMERIKDQTIPQPYLALLEQNIHWNEDIGEWELRCVAYTGNNMRKTSSATNSTVVKPKEIINPDLSDVYFAYSHSSNKSKSKSLSIQSKLALNLS from the exons ATGGAAGATGAAATTGAGAATGTTAGAGTGGTTGTTCGCGTACGGCCACTCAATAACCAAGAAAAATCAGCCAACCACAAGAATGTCATCTCTGTGAATACACTAAGTCGGAGCATAGCTGTTACCAGCCCTCAAGCAGGAGTTGACGAGCCCCCAAAAACGTTTTCTTATGACAATGTTTTTGATGTTAATTCAAAGCAA GTCGACATCTACAATGACACAGCAAGACCAATTGTCAACAAAGTATTGGCAGGCTTCAATGGTACAATTTTTGCTTATGGGCAGACTGGCACTGGGAAGACATTTACTATGGAAGGGCATTCAGAACCGGAACTGAGAGGAATTATTCCAAACTCTTTTGCACATGTTTTTGGTCATATAGCAAAATCCAATGAAGATGTGAA ATTTTTAGTTCGAATATCTTATTTTGAAGTATATAATGAAGAAGTGAGAGACCTTCTCGTGAAACCTGGGAAGGAAATAGTAAACTTAGAAGTAAAAGAAAGGCCAGATGTTGGTGTTTACATCAAAGACTTATCGACGTTCATTGCCAATAATGCAGATGACATGATGCGAACTTTGAATTTGGGAAATAAAAATA GAGTTGTTGGTGCAACAGCCATGAACTTGGAAAGTTCTCGATCCCATGCAATTTTTTCGATCACTGTTGAAACTAGTCAAACAGGCCTTGATAATCAGTCCCATGTTAAAATGGGTCGTCTACATCTTGTTGATCTAGCG ggctCTGAAAGGCAAAGCAAAACCAAAGCTCAAGGCCAAAGATTGAGAGAATCGACGAAAATAAATCTCTCCCTCTCAACTTTAGGAAATGTCATATCAGCCCTTGTAGATGGCAAATCAACACACATTCCATACCGAAATTCTAAACTCACCCGCATTCTCCAAGACTCTCTGGGAGGAAACTCAAAAACTGTGATGATCGCAACTGTTGGTCCGGCAGATTACAATTACGATGAGACTATCAGTACATTGCGGTACGCTAACCGAGCCAAGAACATCAAAAACCGGGCGCATATTAATCAAGACCCAAAAGATGCCCTGCTGAAACAGTTCCAGCAGGAGATAgagcttttgaaaaaacaacTTGAAGAACAGAACATTAATGAAATAGACAATG GAAGCCCGAATGAATCTGACGATGACTCTCTGGGTCATTTAGAAGAGAAACAGGACAAAGTGAGAGAGCAGGGAGTACAAAAAGAGAAGGAGTCTCCAGAACGACagaatattaaagaaaaaaaggaacagcATGATTCAGAATTGAAAAACGTTCAGTCAGAACAGGAAGCCCTGAGACAGAAACTCCAGAACCTGGAGCGGAAAGTACTCATCGGAGGTGAGAATCTCCTTCAAAAGGCGGAAGAGCAAGAGCACCTCTTAGAAACAACTGCGACGGAGTTGGTAAAGAGACAGCAGGTAGAAGACGAACTACGGAAAGAGCTTGAGCTCAAAGAG TCTGAAAGAAGTGGGATTGAGGAGAGAAACATGACAAAACAAGAAGAAGTTGCTACACTAGGGCGTCGTTTGAAAAAACTCACCACACAGTTGATGGGAGCAAAGGAGGAGCTCAAAGATGTGCAGGCAGAGAACCAACGAGAAATGGAGGGTCTACTTGAGAATGTTCGCTCTTTAACGAAGGAACTTGGCTTGATGGAAAGAATCAAAGATCAAACTATCCCACAGCCATACCTT gcTTTGTTAGAGCAGAATATTCACTGGAATGAAGACATTGGCGAGTGGGAGCTAAGATGTGTAGCATACACTGGCAACAACATGCGCAAAACTTCATCAGCAACAAATTCCACAGTAGTCAAACCTAAAGAG ATCATCAATCCAGACCTATCAGACGTGTATTTTGCCTACTCACATTCCTCGAACAAGAGTAAATCAAAATCTTTAAGCATTCAATCAAAGTTGGCCTTGAACTTATCATGA